The Styela clava chromosome 11, kaStyClav1.hap1.2, whole genome shotgun sequence genome includes the window TGAACCTAGGGAATTTTACCGTTGTTTTAAATACGATGCCATGTTTCTTCAAATTTCTGATGTTTCCCCGTTTTTCCGGCGCATTGGCGAGACTTGTTCGTATATTTTTTGGGCCAATGTTCACCGTCAACGTCCACTTTCAGTCGATATACAGGTACAATTGAAACTGATATACTGATTTTCGAAGTCGCTCAACGTTTTTGttgtggggtcgcgagtatctgtatgctttgattttatgaaaattggggtagcgaaaaaaaaagtttgggaaccactgtgctagAAGACTTATGAATTGTGTTGTACTACAGATGTATTTCCCGGTGGACCAACAATGGACACTTTCGCTTATTTCATGAAAATCAGCGAACATGAAAAAAGTTCGCTGGGTATCGACAGCGAtggattgaaatatatttttgagagGGATGATATTGAACCTAGTGACCTAGTCGTCTACAAAGCGGGAACTTGGGTTATTGACAATCACTCATATCTTCCGTGGTTGAAAAAAGAACTTGAACTTATGGCCGCCAGgtaaaatagtttttcaatttgttgCCTGTTGGTAACTATAATCATACAATGGTGATTTCCATCatatatgaattttatatttatcccggcGGAGAGGAAAGGGTTAAGATGGCTCATTAATACAGTATGGCGTCATGGCGAACCTTTCGTCTGGTTAACACTCCATGTTGAATATCGGAATAGTTGTTCCAGATGCATCTGAAACGAGTTGGCTTGTTTTGGGATAAGTCCAAAAATCGAATTCTGGACGCAATAGGCATTTGGAAACCCAAAAGTCCTCAAGATTTTATTCGAATTTCTTGAATATTTGTAAAAAGTTATTTGGTGACGTAAACGCAATGTTATACCCAATTTGTAACTCTACATCAGCTTATATTTGAGCACCATgtcataaatatatacaatgtaCTCTGTTTTTAGTGATAACCATGAATAtaaggtactcccgtaatatgcgtaccaggtttgggccaggtcataattttattccgattttccttattttagttatattacgacaagttcagggactgtctgtgttggccaagtaaatataaCCCATGttcataggcttccgtcccttaaCACCACTCgttgtaaagtaggcgaacaaaattaattgccTCCTTATTGGTTAGTACCAATTGGTTAATACTAATATAATTGTATTTCTTTTTTGATAGAGGAGATATCTCAAGCGTGAACTTCATACAGAGGAGAGTGAGCAGTTTTTCCGAATTACTCAAACTTGAAGACTTTCATTTTATTGTCAATTGCTCTGGATTGGGATCCGAATATCTGGTTCCGGATGGGAACATGATTCCAATACGAGGTTTAAAATTTAAAGTGATTTTTTGGTATATTGcataaatatattgtaaatatatgtTAGGCTTGGAAAAAATCTATCTAATTCATCATCAATGCCCTGATTTACTCTTATGTACTATTAAATTAGGTATGAAATATGGCTTATAATATATCTTTAGAATTTGGCATAGGCATCCTAAACCACCTATGGTGTGTGATGTCTACTCTGTAGATCTCACATATTACATGAAGACTTTTTTACTCTTTGAATGACTTTAATCACACAAATTGCCTTATTTATTTCATAAGAACATATCTTATTACCGAATTGTTGGTTTCAGGTCAATACCTGTTGGTGAAACCAAGTGCAACCACGGATCTACGGTATGGGGGACATACGTTCATTTGTCCAAAACCTGGCCGAGTTGCTCTTGGATCAGTGTATCAAAAAGGTCGCCGTGAAACCAGCATAAACCATTTTGACAAGGAAGACATCTTACGTCGTTGTTGCGCTTTAAATCCGCAAattcgaaattctgaaattattggAGAGAGCGTTGGAATTCGTCCAGGTCGGTATGGTGGACCGAGGGTAGAATTAGATCGCCAAACACTGCGATCTTCGAGAGGAAATGATTCTGTTCCGATTATACATAATTACGGACATGGTGCCAAAGGTATTTTGCAACATTGGGGCTGTGCTCTCGAGGTTGTCAAGTTGGCTGAGAGTCTCACAAGCAGCAAATCGAAGCTATGAAATTGTGCGCAAATCGCAATGTTGCATTGGtgtgttatttattttagtaatttAAATACATATGTGTGATTACTATATTGTTAAGAGctctatattaaaaataaattaactttAATCAGAAATGCTTTTAAAATTCTTTGTAACAAGAGCGCACTAGCGTAAGCATGTTCGGAAGTTATCAGTGTACTTATTTTTCTGTCTGGTAAATATTGACAGAACACATGAGTGCGTAAATGATAAACTCATTTATACAACTTGCGGTTGTTGCCAACACGTTTGTACCGGTTTCGACGGGATTATCGATTTAAGCGTCACTGTTATGCAATACATGTCGGCATGATCAGGGTTTTTGAGAAGGCTAAACATGCGGAACTGTATGCTGTTTATAGACCTAAATATCCTAATGCCGTTGTTGAAGATATTGCCAAATACGTCAAGATGGAAAAAGGTATCGTACGTGGTGATAAAATAGACTTGATGGTCGACGTCGGATGTGGCACAGGACATtctacaaatatttttcaaccatATGTTCGGAAGATAATAGGCTTTGATCCTAGCAAACGTCAGATCGAGCAAGCGATGAAGCGCAAGTTCCATACTAATATTTCTTACATGGTATCCCAAGCGGAAGCAATGCCCTTACGTAGCGATTCTGTGGACTTAGTTTGCTCCGGTATGTCTGCTCACTGGTTAGACTTTGAACTATTTTATCGCGAGTGTAGAAGAGTGCTTAAACCCACTGGTTGTCTTGCGTTATACGGATACTGCAGACCAGCACTGGCACAAATAGGAAGTGATCCAGATCCACGTGTTACTCCAATATTATCTGAGCTGCACTCCAAATGTGTCTGGCACGAACGTAACAGCCACGTGC containing:
- the LOC120347338 gene encoding D-aspartate oxidase-like; protein product: MANLHSAPLSFCVLGAGISGLSSAYCLAKNYPSSRVTVVYEEGTPNTTSNHGFGILSLRSLDELDSADTSRFTKATASHFANIISQSPQLAAEIGLSAMPAYLTYDRKQGSPEQDVFPGGPTMDTFAYFMKISEHEKSSLGIDSDGLKYIFERDDIEPSDLVVYKAGTWVIDNHSYLPWLKKELELMAARGDISSVNFIQRRVSSFSELLKLEDFHFIVNCSGLGSEYLVPDGNMIPIRGQYLLVKPSATTDLRYGGHTFICPKPGRVALGSVYQKGRRETSINHFDKEDILRRCCALNPQIRNSEIIGESVGIRPGRYGGPRVELDRQTLRSSRGNDSVPIIHNYGHGAKGILQHWGCALEVVKLAESLTSSKSKL
- the LOC120347349 gene encoding putative methyltransferase DDB_G0268948 is translated as MIRVFEKAKHAELYAVYRPKYPNAVVEDIAKYVKMEKGIVRGDKIDLMVDVGCGTGHSTNIFQPYVRKIIGFDPSKRQIEQAMKRKFHTNISYMVSQAEAMPLRSDSVDLVCSGMSAHWLDFELFYRECRRVLKPTGCLALYGYCRPALAQIGSDPDPRVTPILSELHSKCVWHERNSHVHDRYCKIFDKISTENKHRIDSHKIQQSICLEDFLQYVSTWSGYQKLLDQKSLPELDILTDFANNLKKLWGMEQLSDNQVNIQVTWEVFVILAGRL